DNA from Mucilaginibacter mallensis:
TCGTTCCATTCTGGACAGTTATGGTTACGGGGTGTGCATCTTTTAATAGTTTGCTTTCATACCAAAATACATAAGCACTTTGTTGCTTTATTTTGCCTATTACTTTTTCAATGGTTACATTTTTTTCAGATAGACTGATATTTTGCGCGTAAGTACTGGCAGATGCTCTGAGGCAAATAATTATTATTAAAAGCATCGTGATTTTCATAATCAGGAAAGTTTTAATTAATTGTCTTCGATTAATACGCAGAAGACCCGGAAGCGTATAAAAATTCATACTTTTGTTATGTTTGGGTTAATTCAATAATGTCTGTCGCAAGATTTTTTTTTCGCTTTGGCGAAAGGTTGGCCCAACATTCGCCGGCAGTGTTTGCAGCACTTCCGGCTTTTTTATGAACCACCTGAAAGGTGTCTATCTTTTCATCGTAAGAGTAATTAAGTAGTTAGTTAGCATTAGGGTTTATTGTTTTACAATTAGTTTGTTGTCTTCCTTGAAAAACTGAATATGATTCAGGGCTAAGATTTTTAACAGACTGGAAAGATTTGATTTTCTGGAAATAGCCCCGGTAAATGTGCGGTCTGAGATCTGGCCCTGGTATTCCACATCTACATCATACCACCTGGAAACTTTTCTCATAATGGTTTTAACATCAGCTTCTGTAAAAGAGGTTATACCATTTTTCCAGGCTATAGCATCTTCTGTATTAGCAGGGCTAATCTTTATATCATCATTAACAAGCGCCTGTTCACCAGGTCTTAACATTTTGCTTGTATTTCCTTTTGTGATTTTTACAGAACCTTCCAGTAATGTTGTAATAACACTGTTTTCTTCGGGATAGGCCATTACATTAAAATGTGTACCTAAAACCGTTATGGTTTGCCTGGCCGAAATGACAGCAAATGGTTTATGCTTGTCTTTAGCTACTTCAAAATAAACCTCGCCTGTAATTGCTACTTTTCGTTCTTTACCGGCAAAGGCCACCGGAAAACGTATGGATGAAACTGAATTAAGCCACACATGGGTTCCATCAGGAAGTATCGCTTCATATTGGCCGCCACGCGGTGTAGTGATCGTGTTGGAATCAATTGCATTACTTGCTTTGGCATTATTGTCATCATGTACACTAACCTGATAGGCAACAACACCACCGCCTGTTTTTTGAACAGAAGTGGTTCCCTGTTGTGCAAGGTTCCCATTTTTAGCATCATTCAAAACAATTTGCCGTCCGTTGCCTAGCGTAAGTACAGCCTTATTACTACCCGGGCGGATATCATTTTTAATTGACAATGCTATCGGGACAACCCGCTTTGCATGCTTAAAATGCAAATAGGCACTGATGCTGAAACCAATTATGATAGCAGCTGCAGCCGCATATCGCGTAAAATAACCGGTGCTTTTAAATGAAACAATAGGCGGAACATCCTTTATTTTCGTCCGGATGTTTTGCAACATCAGTTCTTCTAATAACTGTTCCTGCTCTGGAGTTAAGTGCGACTGATTATTTTTATCCAGTCGTCTATAGTATTCGTCTAAAAGGGCTTGTTCTTCCCGCGTCGCTTTTCCGGAAAGGCATTTATCTATAAGTTCAAAAAAAAGATGTTGTTCCATGCTGCTTTGATATTAAGTACCAAAAACAGTGGCATACCCTACGGTAAAAAGTTTTTTTATTAAAAGAACTGTAAATAATATCTTTTGATGGCCCCTTTTTTACATCATTTATTGGCTCTCACGGAGCTTTGTTGCGGAGTTAACGGGGCGCAAAAAACTATTAATATGAAATTTATTCCGCCCTCAAACTCTCAACCGGATTTGCTATCGCCGCTTTGATAGCCTGGAAGCTGATGGTGATCACAGCTATAGCAATTGTAAACCCACCCGCCAGTAAAAATATTGTCCAGCTAATATTTATCCTGTTCGCATAATCCTGCAGCCATTTATGCATAAAGTACCACGCTAACGGCGAGGCAATAGCAAATGCGACCAAAATCAATTTTAAGAAATCGCTTAAAAGAAGATTTGTAATATTGATAACGGATGCACCCAGCACTTTTCTTATCCCAATTTCTTTGATCCGATTAATAGCTGCAAGAGCTGTCAAACCAAGTAAACCAAGGCAGGCCAAGAAAATAGAAATGCCGCTAGCCCAACCTACCATATTGCTCCATCTTTGCTCGCTATTGTAATAATTATTGACGTCATCATCAAGAAAAGTATATTTCATTGGTATCCCCGGTGCCACACTATTCCACGCTTTTTGTATAACACGCAGCGCCGGGGACGGGTTACCCGGGTTTATGCGGACATAAAAATGAGTATATCCTTTATCGGCTGACGTTTCAAACACCTGGTTTTTTACGCCTTCGCTCAAAGGGCGATAATTGAAGTTTTTCACAACGCCGATTACGTGAGCAGTTCTTCCCTGGAAATTTTTTATTGTCTGCCCAACTGCGTTCTGTGCGGTCCATTTAAATGCCCGCATCATGGTTTCATTGATGATGATCCGCTTTACGGTATCATTGGCACCAATAGGTTCAAAATTTCTCCCGGCGAGTAGCTGCATACCAAGTACTTTGATATAATCCGGATCAACACCATTTATAGCCGCCGAAATGCCTGAACCACCGGGATCACTATATCCCAACAGATCGTTACCGGCTCCCAAACCTGCCATTGCGCTGGTTACCCCCATTATTCCAGGATAGTCAAGCACCGCTTGTTTAAACGATGGGAAAATTTTATTCGGGTCAACCTGAGAAGCATCAATAGCAATAACATTGTCCTTATTGAAACCAGGGTTCTTATTAATCAAATATTTGGTTTGTTGAAGTATAACAGTTGTAGCAACAATTAAAATAATAGATAAAACAAACTGGAAAGTGACCAATGATTTGGTAAATAAATTTGAACCACCAATGCGTATCTTATTTTTTAAAACCTCAACCGGTTTAAAGTTGGATAATACCACCGCAGGATAGCTGCCGGCCAATAAGCCAACTACGAGCACTAACCCTGCCAATAACAAAACTATTTGCGGATAAAGGGCTATGGAAAGCTGTAGCTCCCTTCCAGATAGCTGATTGAAACCGGGCAAAAGTATTTTTGCCAATAACAGGCCCAATACAGCTGAAATAATGGTAAGTAATAATGTCTCGGTAAGAAATTGGAAAATGATTTGTCGTTTTCCGGCACCAATCACCTTTCGTACCCCTACTTCTTTGCTTCTTCCTGCGGAGCGGCCAATAGCGAGGGTAGTAAAATTAATGCAGGCGATCAGCAAAATGCCTCCTGCAATTGTTAACAATATCCAGATAGTTTTAGGATCAATAACCTCATAATCAGTAAAAGACCAGCCATGAAACCAGCTGTCTGTATGAATAGAAAGTAAAGGCTGAAGTTTGAAAATAAAAGGCTGTTCGTTTTTCTTCCATGTTAAACCGGAGCTTTTCAGATCTGCGGCATAATTGGGATTAAGGTTCATGTAGAAACGGGCTAACTGTAGTTGATCACCAGGCAGCGCACTTCCGGGCCGTAGCTGAACATATGTTTGCCAAACTGTTGGGTGCCAGTTGTTCCCAATTATAAGACTATTTTTTTGAGCAAAAAGGAAATTCCCAAGTATGTCAAAGCGTATGGTCGAATTAGCAGGCATATCTTTGGCCACTGCAGAGACCATAAATGGCTGAAATGTTGTGCCGATTTGTATTTCAATTATTTTGCCGACTACATCGTCGGTCCCAAATAATTCCTTTGCCCTTGTCTCTGTCAATACAATATCATTAATACCGTGCAGGGCCGTAGCAGCATTGCCGTATTTTAAAGGGAATGTAAAAACCGAAAAGAGTGACTTATCGGCAAAAGTTAGACTGGCCCGTTCCACATTTCTATCAGTTCTCACCACGTTTTCACCCCAGGGTAATTGTAATCGGACAAAATTTTGAATATCGGGTAAATCCCGTTTCATTGCTTCGCCCATAGTCATTTTTCCTATTGAGAAATCAGTGAACCCTTCACCAGGTTGTCCATTAAGTGTATTATCAAGTACATAAGGGCGGTAAATATTGGCAGCATTTTTATGAAACTTATCAAAGCTGAATTCATTGATCACGAATAACGACAACAAAGTAAAACATGCAATACCGATAGATAGCCCAAAAACATTGATAAATGCTAAGGTCTTCTGCTTTTGCAGGTTACGAAGCGTGATTTTGAAATAACTCTTTATCATAACATTATTCTTAAACCAGGTTAATTTTAGGTGGAATAGCTGCCCTATACTTGGGCCGATTTGCGGGTATTAAAGCATATTGTTTTTGATATTGTCTAATTTGGCCAGCTCATCAAGGTCGGCTTTGCCACACATTTTTTTTCCAATAATATCCAGAATCATTGATCTACGCCCGTTCCTTTTCTGGAATGCATTGGCTTTGATAATCTTAAAACAGAACCCAAAGCGGATGCCAATTAATTAATTATTTGAATTTCAATAACATACAAAGCATCATGAAATAAAAATGTCCGGTTTTGATACAAGCAATGTTCGCTTTTACATCAAAAGATCTTAATTACAAGAATCAGGATACGAGCATTATTACGGCTACGCAAGCGCCAACGCTAAGGCCGTTGCGTATATGGCGCAACGATTTGGAAAGTCGTTTTTCGACGGTTTTTTCAGAAATGCTTAATTGAAAAGCGATCTGTTTGTAGGTTAAATTTTCTTCCCGGCTCAACTGGTATGCTTCCAGGCAATCGGGCGGCAATGAGTTGATCAGTTTATTTATCAATTCCTGTTGCTCTTTATATACTAAAGGATTGTCATTGATGATCTCAACAGTAACATAAGCAAGGCGCTCGTAAAAAGCGTCATTAACTTTTTGCTCTCTGATTACTTTAAACACAGCAAAACGTACAGCCTGATGCAGATAAGCCTTTAAAGACTGTATATCCAATTCTAATCTGCGCTGCCAGATACTTATAAAAACATTTTGTACAATGTCTTTGGCCAACTCATCATCCCCAAGCACATTATTGGCATTACTATATAATGACTTCCAGTATCTTGAGTAAATTTCTGTAAAAGCAGTTTCCTGACCCTGCTTCAATAAAGCTACCAGTTTCTGATCTGTAGAGATTTGTAATGCCGCCATTGTTGATGCAAAGAAACGAGTGAAATATTACCTTACTGTTAAGTGACTAAAATTGGTTCGAAAATTGCCGCTTTTATAGCAATTTGCTTGCTCATAATATAGAAATTAATCGATCTCTATATTAATTAATATACCTTACAATTGCAAACAATTGATTGAAAGACTTTTGACACGAAAAAAGAGCAGGCACCAAAATTTCGCAAGCAACGGGCTGGTTTCAATATTGAGTCTCCTTTTTTGCCGGATTCCGAAGCGGTGTGTTAACGGCTGATTGTTAAGGCCATAGGTAGGCTGTGTAAAAAACAACAAGCGGTTATCGCCTGATATATACCATTTATTTTGCGACGTATAAAGATCATACCTCAGGGATGTAATAACCTGGTTTTTTGTTGTTACAGAAGCATTCAATAATGCAGTAGTAAGCTTGGTTGTATTTGGATCGCCCATATATTTGGTTACGCTTACCGCTGCACCTAGTACAACACCATTTGCGGGGCTATACCCGAGCACAGGTAAAAAAGAGAGGTTACTTTTGTCCATTCGGGGTGTATCAATGGGTTTTGCAGGTTTCTTTGTCAGCTTCCGCAACACATCAAAAATATCAATCCCTGGACTTGGATGTATGGTATCCTGGCTTGGCTTTTGTTCCTGTGCATAACAGCTACCTGCAAATGCAATAAGCGTGATCATAACTGGTATAACACATCCTAATACATTAAAAATTCTCTGAATTAAATTCATTAAGTTCGATTTAACACCACTTGTGAATAGGAGATAGATGCTGATGACATTTATATATTTTAAAGTTATATGGATTAAGCCATTCAAAGTATTTAGTGAGAATAATACACATTCCAAAATGCATCAACCAGAACAATTAATGGTGCTGAAATAGGTGGTACAGTATTAAACTGGATTCTCATTTTGGCTACAAAAATCCTCAGTTAGGCTACAGGTGCTCAATACCATCTGTTGACCTTTGATGTGTTATTTAAAACATAAAATCATGACACAACAAAATGATAATTCAAGTGCAAATAAAGTTTGGTTCATTACAGGTGCTTCGCGGGGCTTTGGACGCGTTTGGGCCGATGCGGCGCTTAAGCGCGGCGATAAGGTTGCAGCTACAGCGCGCAAATTAGAAAGCATTGCCGATCTAAAAGAAAAGTATGGCGCAAACGTGCTGACTTTGGAACTCGACGTAACCAGACCCGATCAGGTGAAGGCAGCTGTGGAGCAAGCTTATGATCACTTCGGGAGGCTCGATATCGTTCTCAATAATGCCGGTTATTCATTAGTCGGTACGATTGAGGAAGCCAGCGCGGACGATGTACGAGCGCTCTATGAGACGAATATTTTCGGCACACTTGCCGTGATTCAAGCAGCCTTGCCATTGCTGCGAAAGCAAGGTAGTGGGCATATCCTCGGCACATCGAGCGGCCTTGGTCATGTTACATTGCCGGTGATCGGCTATTACTGTTCCTCAAAATGGGCGTTCGAAGCAATTCACGAAAGTTTAGCCTTAGAGGTTAAAGATTTTGGGATAAAAGTAACGATCATAGAGCCTGGCGCCTATGCCACCGAGTTCGGGAGCCAGGAGTCTTTGAAATTCGCGGCAGGCCTCGACATCTACGAAGATTTTAAAACGAACTTTTTCGGCAGGTTAAGAGGCATGGAAAGAGGCGACCCAAATGCGACGCCAGAGGCCATCTTTAAAATTGTTGATGCGGAAAACCCGCCGCTGAGGTTTAACCTTGGCAGCCACAATTTGCCCTGGGTGCGTGCAGCCTATGCTGAGCGCCTGGCAACCTGGGAAGAATGGAATGCTGTTGCCACAGCAGCCCAGGGCACTTCAAAGTAATTTTTCGGTAAATAATTGACTATAACCGGCTTTGAACAGCATTGCCGGTTATAATTGCGTTAAATTTAGAAATGAAAAAGGAAGAGATAGTCCATGTTAAAATGGAATCGTTATCAGATATGCATCGGGCCTTCGGTTTACCGGCACCAGCGCATCCGTTAATCAGCATGGTAGACGGCGCAACGAGCCGGGTCATATTAAGCAATTCGCCCCACGCTCATGTACTAAATTTTTATAAAATATCCTATAAGCCGCGCCTGGGTGGCAAGTTAAAATATGGCCAGGATTATTATGATTTTGATGAAGGGGGCTTGTTATTTGCTGCACCTAAACAGATTATTGGCAACCCTGGGAACAATAATGCAGAAGTATGTTCTCGATACACTTTATTGATACATCCCGACTTTTTTTTGAACTATCCTTTAGCAAAAAAGATCAAGCAATATGGTTTTTTTTCTTATTCAGCTAATGAAGCACTGCATCTTTCAGACAAGGAAAAGGAAACCATCATTTCAATTTTTGAGATCATTGATGATGAATTGAACAGCAGAATAGATGATTTTAGCCAGGATGTGATCATTTCACAAATTGAGTTATTGCTGAATTATGCCAATCGTTTTTACAAGCGTCAATTCATCACCCGCAAAGCCGTAAGTAATGATCTGTTGCAAAAGCTGGAAGATGTTTTAGATGGATATTTCGTGGGCGAAAAATCTTTAAGCCAGGGAATACCGACAGTTCAATATCTTTCAGATCACTTAAATATATCCCCAAGCTATTTAAGCGATATGCTGCGTTCCCTTACCGGGCAAAATGCACAGCAGCACATACACCATAAACTCATAGAAAAGGCGAAGGAAAAATTATCCACCACCAGCCTATCTGTAAGTGAAGTTGCCTACGAGTTGGGCTTTGAACATCCGCAATCGTTTAGTAAGCTATTCAAAACAAAAACTAACCTTTCGCCATTAGAATTCAGACGATCGTTTAACTAGCAGCCATAACCCGGCAAGTTTAAAGTTGTTCAACTATATACTAGATTAACCGATCCGAAATCACGTCGAGCTGATATTAAAAGCCCGCAAACCTTTTGACCGCCGGTGGTATATCATCAATTGGTGGGTGGCAGCTAAATTGCGTCATCAGGAAATGGCGGAGGAGGATCGTCATCATCAGGCAGGCGGCCCGTCGGGTGGCGGTGGCGTTTTGCCTTTATCCAGCGGCTTCTCTTCCTTTTTCTCTTCGATTCCCTTCCTCTCTTCCTCTTCCTTCCTTTTTTCCAAATTCCGCCTGATAGCTATGTCTGGATTCTGTCTTATATACAAGTCCGGATCATTGTCAATATTATGACTCCCGGCGAGAATTTGAGGTATTAGAACCTCCGGCTTTTCGATAATATCAAGAAATGGAGTTGGTAGTTTATCATATATACGTCTACGTTTACGATCCTCAGCAATCCCGTTTCTTACCAAGACATAATTTCTCTTCAGTTCATCCAACAATTCCTTACCGGCAGCGTTAACGTACTTACCTCCTTTCAAGGTATATTCAGCGGATAAGATGTGGGCCCTTATTTCCGATTTGAAAGTTTCTAAACTTTCTAAATAATAACTTTTGCGTTCGTCGTCTTTGAACTCAGCATTTATTTTTTCTGTTTTATAAAGACTTCCATCTACTAGATGCTGTACTTCATGTATTAAAGTTATTAAAACACCTTCATCCTTGGTATCATCAGCCATGATAATTCCTATATTCTTATTGTCTGGATTTGTATATCCATGGGCCCCATCTGGTATTTCCTCCTCCCACATGTTGTTAAATAATTCATCCAATATTTCATCAGGTGTTTTAGTGGCTTTATAATGGTAAGCACCGTCCGTTTTAGGAAAATACTTTCCATCGTTGTATTCAGCAAGGGGATATACTCTGGTTAATAATCCATCTATAAACCGTGCAGTGTTCTTCGTGATTGTATCTGTGGAGGTCAAGGCATTCTCTATAATTCTTTGGATACGTCCTTTGTATTTGATATAATTCTCACGACATTCTAAAAAAATTTCAAATCCTTGTATA
Protein-coding regions in this window:
- a CDS encoding helix-turn-helix domain-containing protein; amino-acid sequence: MKKEEIVHVKMESLSDMHRAFGLPAPAHPLISMVDGATSRVILSNSPHAHVLNFYKISYKPRLGGKLKYGQDYYDFDEGGLLFAAPKQIIGNPGNNNAEVCSRYTLLIHPDFFLNYPLAKKIKQYGFFSYSANEALHLSDKEKETIISIFEIIDDELNSRIDDFSQDVIISQIELLLNYANRFYKRQFITRKAVSNDLLQKLEDVLDGYFVGEKSLSQGIPTVQYLSDHLNISPSYLSDMLRSLTGQNAQQHIHHKLIEKAKEKLSTTSLSVSEVAYELGFEHPQSFSKLFKTKTNLSPLEFRRSFN
- a CDS encoding FecR family protein, with the translated sequence MEQHLFFELIDKCLSGKATREEQALLDEYYRRLDKNNQSHLTPEQEQLLEELMLQNIRTKIKDVPPIVSFKSTGYFTRYAAAAAIIIGFSISAYLHFKHAKRVVPIALSIKNDIRPGSNKAVLTLGNGRQIVLNDAKNGNLAQQGTTSVQKTGGGVVAYQVSVHDDNNAKASNAIDSNTITTPRGGQYEAILPDGTHVWLNSVSSIRFPVAFAGKERKVAITGEVYFEVAKDKHKPFAVISARQTITVLGTHFNVMAYPEENSVITTLLEGSVKITKGNTSKMLRPGEQALVNDDIKISPANTEDAIAWKNGITSFTEADVKTIMRKVSRWYDVDVEYQGQISDRTFTGAISRKSNLSSLLKILALNHIQFFKEDNKLIVKQ
- a CDS encoding RNA polymerase sigma-70 factor is translated as MAALQISTDQKLVALLKQGQETAFTEIYSRYWKSLYSNANNVLGDDELAKDIVQNVFISIWQRRLELDIQSLKAYLHQAVRFAVFKVIREQKVNDAFYERLAYVTVEIINDNPLVYKEQQELINKLINSLPPDCLEAYQLSREENLTYKQIAFQLSISEKTVEKRLSKSLRHIRNGLSVGACVAVIMLVS
- a CDS encoding eCIS core domain-containing protein → MSIYGDKTQQNKSYAFANAPVQKQISNSSASEFIDNRPETIVQRKLQEAINNSPRVQQLKTYQASADNYIANKTAQRKENTEEEPIQGKFEPVQRKASNTGLPDNLKSGVEQLSGYAMDGVKVHYNSSQPARLNALAYAQGTDIHIAPGQEKHLPHEAWHVVQQMQGRVRPTLQMKSGVAVNDDKELENEADVMGNNSSSFNEKNTKLSTSTGFMLQGGGRDDAKTGYTGSQKQIQVNNVHQAHLSGATIQLRKLTIGEMMGYKDYAGKKKSKIEAALEKDGKGYDKDDLKNIQGFEIFLECRENYIKYKGRIQRIIENALTSTDTITKNTARFIDGLLTRVYPLAEYNDGKYFPKTDGAYHYKATKTPDEILDELFNNMWEEEIPDGAHGYTNPDNKNIGIIMADDTKDEGVLITLIHEVQHLVDGSLYKTEKINAEFKDDERKSYYLESLETFKSEIRAHILSAEYTLKGGKYVNAAGKELLDELKRNYVLVRNGIAEDRKRRRIYDKLPTPFLDIIEKPEVLIPQILAGSHNIDNDPDLYIRQNPDIAIRRNLEKRKEEEERKGIEEKKEEKPLDKGKTPPPPDGPPA
- a CDS encoding ABC transporter permease, with the protein product MIKSYFKITLRNLQKQKTLAFINVFGLSIGIACFTLLSLFVINEFSFDKFHKNAANIYRPYVLDNTLNGQPGEGFTDFSIGKMTMGEAMKRDLPDIQNFVRLQLPWGENVVRTDRNVERASLTFADKSLFSVFTFPLKYGNAATALHGINDIVLTETRAKELFGTDDVVGKIIEIQIGTTFQPFMVSAVAKDMPANSTIRFDILGNFLFAQKNSLIIGNNWHPTVWQTYVQLRPGSALPGDQLQLARFYMNLNPNYAADLKSSGLTWKKNEQPFIFKLQPLLSIHTDSWFHGWSFTDYEVIDPKTIWILLTIAGGILLIACINFTTLAIGRSAGRSKEVGVRKVIGAGKRQIIFQFLTETLLLTIISAVLGLLLAKILLPGFNQLSGRELQLSIALYPQIVLLLAGLVLVVGLLAGSYPAVVLSNFKPVEVLKNKIRIGGSNLFTKSLVTFQFVLSIILIVATTVILQQTKYLINKNPGFNKDNVIAIDASQVDPNKIFPSFKQAVLDYPGIMGVTSAMAGLGAGNDLLGYSDPGGSGISAAINGVDPDYIKVLGMQLLAGRNFEPIGANDTVKRIIINETMMRAFKWTAQNAVGQTIKNFQGRTAHVIGVVKNFNYRPLSEGVKNQVFETSADKGYTHFYVRINPGNPSPALRVIQKAWNSVAPGIPMKYTFLDDDVNNYYNSEQRWSNMVGWASGISIFLACLGLLGLTALAAINRIKEIGIRKVLGASVINITNLLLSDFLKLILVAFAIASPLAWYFMHKWLQDYANRINISWTIFLLAGGFTIAIAVITISFQAIKAAIANPVESLRAE
- a CDS encoding SDR family NAD(P)-dependent oxidoreductase, giving the protein MTQQNDNSSANKVWFITGASRGFGRVWADAALKRGDKVAATARKLESIADLKEKYGANVLTLELDVTRPDQVKAAVEQAYDHFGRLDIVLNNAGYSLVGTIEEASADDVRALYETNIFGTLAVIQAALPLLRKQGSGHILGTSSGLGHVTLPVIGYYCSSKWAFEAIHESLALEVKDFGIKVTIIEPGAYATEFGSQESLKFAAGLDIYEDFKTNFFGRLRGMERGDPNATPEAIFKIVDAENPPLRFNLGSHNLPWVRAAYAERLATWEEWNAVATAAQGTSK